One segment of Curtobacterium poinsettiae DNA contains the following:
- a CDS encoding acyl-CoA carboxylase subunit beta, translating to MTSGDTPDLSTTAGRLADLRDRYHEAVTAAGESAIAKQHAKGKGTARERIEQLLDENSFVEFDEFVRHRTTSFGMDAKRPYGDAVVTGVGTIHGRNVAVYAQDFTVFGGSLGEVAGEKIIKVMQHALKTGVPIIGILDSGGARIQEGVVALGKYGEIFRLNTQASGVIPQLSIVMGPAAGGAVYSPALTDFVIMVDKTSHMFVTGPDVIKTVTGEDVGFEELGGAQTHNAVSGVAHYLAEDETDALDYARSLIGFLPDNNLSDPPAYDVAPELETTDADHELDLVIPDSTNQPYDVTTIIEHIVDDGEFLEVQPLFAPNILIGFGRVEGRTVGIIANQPQAMAGTLNIDAGEKAARFVRFCDAFGIPILTLVDVPGYLPGTDQEWTGVIRRGAKLLYAYAEATVPLVTVITRKAYGGAYIVMGSKQLGADINLAWPTAEIAVMGGQGAVNILYRAEIKRAEESGEDVAAVRTKLANEYTYNVASPYLAAERGELDGIIQPHATRVSVIKALRSLRGKRATLPPKKHGNIPL from the coding sequence GTGACTTCAGGAGACACCCCCGATCTGTCGACGACGGCCGGCCGACTGGCCGACCTCCGCGACCGGTACCACGAGGCCGTGACCGCCGCGGGCGAATCCGCCATCGCCAAGCAGCACGCGAAGGGCAAGGGCACCGCGCGCGAACGCATCGAGCAGCTGCTCGACGAGAACTCCTTCGTGGAGTTCGACGAGTTCGTGCGGCACCGCACCACGTCGTTCGGCATGGACGCCAAGCGCCCCTACGGTGACGCGGTCGTCACCGGCGTCGGCACGATCCACGGCCGCAACGTCGCCGTCTACGCGCAGGACTTCACGGTCTTCGGCGGGTCGCTCGGCGAGGTCGCCGGCGAGAAGATCATCAAGGTCATGCAGCACGCGCTGAAGACGGGCGTGCCGATCATCGGCATCCTCGACTCCGGCGGCGCCCGCATCCAGGAAGGCGTCGTCGCCCTCGGCAAGTACGGCGAGATCTTCCGCCTGAACACGCAGGCGTCCGGGGTCATCCCGCAGCTGTCGATCGTGATGGGCCCGGCGGCCGGCGGTGCCGTGTACTCCCCCGCCCTCACCGACTTCGTCATCATGGTCGACAAGACCAGCCACATGTTCGTCACCGGCCCCGACGTCATCAAGACCGTCACGGGCGAGGACGTCGGCTTCGAGGAGCTCGGCGGCGCCCAGACGCACAACGCGGTCTCCGGCGTGGCCCACTACCTGGCCGAGGACGAGACCGACGCGCTCGACTACGCGCGCTCGCTCATCGGGTTCCTGCCGGACAACAACCTGTCCGACCCGCCGGCCTACGACGTCGCCCCCGAGCTCGAGACCACCGACGCCGACCACGAGCTCGACCTCGTGATCCCGGACTCGACGAACCAGCCGTACGACGTCACCACGATCATCGAGCACATCGTCGACGACGGTGAGTTCCTCGAGGTCCAGCCGCTCTTCGCGCCGAACATCCTGATCGGCTTCGGCCGGGTCGAGGGCCGCACGGTCGGCATCATCGCGAACCAGCCGCAGGCGATGGCCGGCACCTTGAACATCGACGCCGGCGAGAAGGCCGCCCGCTTCGTTCGGTTCTGCGACGCGTTCGGCATCCCGATCCTGACCCTGGTGGACGTGCCCGGCTACCTGCCCGGCACCGACCAGGAGTGGACCGGCGTCATCCGCCGCGGCGCGAAGCTGCTGTACGCGTACGCCGAGGCCACCGTCCCGCTCGTCACCGTCATCACCCGCAAGGCCTACGGCGGCGCGTACATCGTGATGGGCTCGAAGCAGCTCGGTGCCGACATCAACCTGGCGTGGCCGACCGCCGAGATCGCCGTCATGGGCGGCCAGGGTGCCGTCAACATCCTGTACCGCGCCGAGATCAAGCGCGCCGAGGAGTCCGGCGAGGACGTCGCCGCGGTCCGCACGAAGCTCGCGAACGAGTACACGTACAACGTCGCGTCCCCGTACCTGGCGGCCGAGCGCGGTGAGCTCGACGGCATCATCCAGCCGCACGCCACCCGGGTGTCGGTCATCAAGGCCCTCCGGTCGCTGCGGGGCAAGCGCGCCACGCTGCCACCGAAGAAGCACGGGAACATCCCCCTCTGA
- a CDS encoding acyl-CoA carboxylase subunit epsilon has protein sequence MEPVESPRTGSSRSRGLMGRHAAAVPSDEPASVADVRVVSGDPSPEELAAVVAVLQRQADEAAAAGRAAVVVEPRTGWDAAARGLRRPLDHGPGAWGRSLR, from the coding sequence ATGGAACCGGTCGAATCGCCGCGCACGGGATCATCACGGTCCCGCGGCCTGATGGGTCGCCACGCAGCAGCCGTGCCCTCGGACGAACCGGCCTCGGTGGCGGACGTCCGGGTGGTCTCCGGCGACCCCAGCCCCGAGGAGCTCGCCGCCGTCGTGGCCGTCCTGCAGCGGCAGGCCGACGAAGCCGCAGCGGCCGGACGCGCCGCCGTGGTCGTCGAGCCTCGCACGGGGTGGGACGCCGCGGCCCGCGGACTGCGCCGCCCGCTCGACCACGGACCGGGCGCCTGGGGCCGATCGCTCCGCTGA
- a CDS encoding sensor histidine kinase, whose product MATAAESARTVVEPAPFGADPARSVRASITQASVERAFAILLAMAAIGLGIVDAPAVLQQLPYLDPFWGPTLMLALAASFVFVGVSAFVQRVAQLAQIVCALLFLVVLVTWTATVQEPIPSSQQPWPWWFCTVGCTAAAMGFATWRATVYTALVPAVYVVIRLSPLGGDVGVLAVLLDGVYTALLSGAVLVIAVVLRRAATSVDTAQSTAVRRYSLAIREHATEVERVQVDAIVHDSVLTTLLSAARADTLEAKTLAARMARNAIDHLEAAATDGPGDVAPVALGELRARIREGVGALPAPVRLVPTPTGSVRLPASVADALASAALQAAVNSVQHAGDGDVSRWVRIEQQGQGVLVEVGDDGRGFDVAAIPAERLGVRRSIVERVATVDGRAEVHTAPGEGTRIVLTWSPAAKVTV is encoded by the coding sequence ATGGCGACCGCGGCTGAGTCGGCGCGGACGGTCGTCGAACCGGCGCCGTTCGGCGCCGATCCGGCGCGCAGCGTCCGCGCTTCGATCACGCAGGCGTCGGTGGAGCGCGCGTTCGCGATCCTCCTCGCGATGGCGGCGATCGGCCTCGGCATCGTCGACGCGCCCGCGGTCCTGCAGCAGCTGCCGTACCTCGACCCGTTCTGGGGTCCGACGCTGATGCTCGCCCTCGCGGCGTCGTTCGTGTTCGTCGGGGTCTCCGCTTTCGTGCAGCGGGTCGCGCAGCTGGCGCAGATCGTCTGTGCGCTGCTGTTCCTCGTCGTGCTCGTGACGTGGACGGCGACCGTGCAGGAGCCCATCCCGTCGTCGCAGCAGCCGTGGCCGTGGTGGTTCTGCACGGTCGGCTGCACGGCGGCGGCGATGGGCTTCGCGACGTGGCGCGCGACGGTCTACACGGCGCTCGTGCCCGCGGTCTACGTGGTGATCCGGCTCAGCCCGCTCGGCGGCGACGTCGGGGTCCTCGCGGTCCTGCTCGACGGCGTCTACACGGCACTGCTCAGCGGCGCGGTGCTCGTCATCGCGGTGGTGCTGCGGCGTGCGGCCACGTCGGTCGACACGGCGCAGTCCACGGCCGTGCGGCGGTACTCGCTCGCCATCCGGGAGCACGCCACCGAGGTCGAGCGGGTCCAGGTGGACGCCATCGTGCACGACAGCGTGCTCACGACGCTGCTCTCCGCCGCTCGCGCCGACACGCTCGAGGCCAAGACCCTCGCCGCGCGGATGGCCCGGAACGCGATCGACCACCTCGAGGCCGCGGCCACCGACGGTCCCGGTGACGTCGCGCCGGTCGCCCTCGGGGAACTCCGGGCGCGCATCCGCGAGGGGGTGGGGGCGTTGCCCGCCCCGGTCCGTCTGGTCCCGACACCGACCGGGTCGGTCCGTCTGCCCGCATCGGTCGCCGACGCGCTCGCCTCGGCGGCACTGCAGGCCGCGGTGAACAGCGTGCAGCACGCCGGCGACGGCGACGTCTCGCGCTGGGTGCGCATCGAGCAGCAGGGCCAGGGGGTGCTCGTCGAGGTCGGTGACGACGGGCGCGGGTTCGACGTCGCGGCCATCCCCGCCGAACGGCTCGGTGTCCGCCGCTCCATCGTGGAGCGGGTCGCGACCGTCGACGGTCGCGCCGAGGTGCACACCGCACCGGGCGAGGGCACCCGCATCGTGCTGACGTGGTCACCGGCCGCGAAGGTGACCGTATGA
- a CDS encoding response regulator transcription factor, with protein sequence MAAGTTTTSTETSGAATRPVRVAIVDDHESVRLGIQAACQNEGFEVVLTAASVPEYVQNLDGREVDVVVLDLSLGDGSTVTENVKGVQGTGSAVLVHSIADRVANVREALAAGAAGVIPKSSATKTVMAAVATVARGDVLNNLEWASAIDADRDFAKAQLGRREREILHLYASGLPLKLAAQQLGIGYSTAREYLDRIRVKYVEVGRPAPTKVDLLRRAVEDGILPGLDSGIDPDGDGR encoded by the coding sequence GTGGCAGCAGGAACGACAACCACCAGCACCGAGACGTCAGGGGCGGCCACCAGGCCGGTCCGGGTCGCGATCGTCGACGACCACGAGTCCGTCCGACTCGGGATCCAGGCGGCGTGCCAGAACGAGGGGTTCGAGGTGGTACTCACCGCCGCGAGCGTCCCGGAGTACGTCCAGAACCTCGACGGGCGAGAGGTCGACGTCGTCGTCCTCGACCTGTCCCTCGGCGACGGCTCGACCGTCACCGAGAACGTCAAGGGCGTGCAGGGGACGGGATCGGCGGTGCTCGTGCACTCCATCGCGGACCGGGTCGCCAACGTGCGTGAGGCGCTCGCAGCAGGGGCTGCCGGCGTCATCCCGAAGTCCTCGGCCACCAAGACCGTGATGGCCGCGGTCGCCACCGTCGCACGCGGTGACGTGCTCAACAACCTCGAGTGGGCGAGCGCCATCGACGCCGACCGCGACTTCGCGAAGGCACAGCTCGGCCGCCGGGAGCGCGAGATCCTGCACCTCTACGCCTCGGGCCTCCCGCTCAAGCTCGCCGCCCAGCAGCTCGGCATCGGCTACTCGACGGCGCGTGAGTACCTCGACCGGATCCGGGTGAAGTACGTCGAGGTCGGCCGCCCGGCCCCGACGAAGGTCGACCTGCTGCGTCGAGCCGTCGAGGACGGGATCCTCCCCGGGCTCGACTCGGGCATCGACCCCGACGGCGACGGTCGCTGA
- a CDS encoding class I SAM-dependent RNA methyltransferase, with product MGESVGTLLELDVTGIAHGGISVARHEGRVVFVSDAIPGERVVARVTEDRKKSFWRADTVSVVTPSEHRVDHVWPEAALGRDPETRPGGAEFGHIALAHQRTLKHDVLVDSFARFARMDLAEVLGHDVVVEAAPGDDAANGLGWRTRVRLHVDEQGTAGPFAARSHSVIPVTGLPLATAVVQQSAPLGRGALPGSSVIDVLAPSGSEGARLVIDDQKPTVVTEVVGERTFQVDDNGFWQVHRAAATVLTEAVQDLVDRDRLDPEGTHLDLYGGVGLLAAALGDLVGPKARITSVESAARATEHAQENLSEWLGARAETGRVDRWLTNTVANASRAEKDRFRAGTIVLDPPRAGAGRDVVVQIAALQPEQVVYVACDPVALARDVATFADLGYRLEALRAFDLFPHTHHLEAVARLVPAR from the coding sequence ATGGGTGAATCCGTCGGCACGCTGCTCGAACTCGACGTCACCGGGATCGCCCACGGCGGCATCTCGGTGGCACGGCACGAAGGACGGGTGGTCTTCGTGTCGGACGCGATCCCCGGGGAGCGCGTCGTCGCCCGGGTGACCGAGGACCGCAAGAAGTCGTTCTGGCGCGCCGACACGGTCAGCGTCGTCACGCCGAGCGAGCACCGCGTCGACCACGTCTGGCCCGAGGCCGCGCTCGGGCGTGACCCCGAGACGCGCCCGGGTGGTGCCGAGTTCGGCCACATCGCCCTCGCACACCAGCGCACGCTCAAGCACGACGTCCTCGTCGACTCGTTCGCGCGGTTCGCACGGATGGACCTCGCCGAGGTGCTCGGCCACGACGTCGTCGTCGAGGCCGCGCCCGGCGACGACGCCGCGAACGGCCTCGGCTGGCGCACCCGCGTCCGGCTGCACGTCGACGAGCAGGGCACCGCCGGTCCGTTCGCGGCCCGCTCCCACTCCGTCATCCCGGTGACCGGCCTGCCGCTCGCGACCGCCGTCGTGCAGCAGAGCGCCCCGCTCGGCCGTGGGGCACTGCCGGGCTCGTCGGTCATCGACGTCCTCGCACCGAGTGGTTCCGAGGGCGCGCGGCTCGTCATCGACGACCAGAAGCCGACCGTGGTGACCGAGGTCGTGGGCGAGCGCACGTTCCAGGTCGACGACAACGGGTTCTGGCAGGTGCACCGCGCCGCGGCGACCGTGCTCACCGAGGCCGTGCAGGACCTGGTCGACCGCGACCGCCTCGACCCCGAGGGCACCCACCTGGACCTGTACGGCGGTGTCGGCCTGCTCGCCGCCGCCCTCGGCGACCTGGTCGGCCCGAAGGCGCGCATCACGAGCGTCGAGAGCGCCGCCCGTGCCACCGAGCACGCGCAGGAGAACCTGTCCGAGTGGCTCGGCGCCCGCGCCGAGACCGGCCGCGTGGACCGCTGGCTGACGAACACGGTGGCGAACGCCTCGCGCGCCGAGAAGGACCGCTTCCGCGCCGGCACGATCGTGCTCGACCCGCCCCGCGCCGGTGCCGGTCGTGACGTGGTCGTGCAGATCGCCGCGCTCCAGCCGGAGCAGGTCGTCTACGTGGCGTGCGACCCGGTGGCGCTGGCCCGCGACGTCGCGACGTTCGCCGACCTCGGCTACCGGCTCGAAGCACTGCGGGCCTTCGACCTGTTCCCGCACACCCACCACCTGGAAGCCGTCGCACGCCTGGTCCCCGCCCGCTGA
- a CDS encoding Maf family protein, with protein sequence MRLYLASTSPARRALLAQSGIEPVLVSPGVDEDAVGAAAAASLGRALTGPELVSLLAVAKASAVADSAVAGSPVDGVVFGGDSAFEVDGQLYGKPHDPAVARERWRQMLAAGGGTLWSGHCVIDRRRGDRRRDPATGRPGGAAPDRTVPPVRSLVTSTAGVPQLGDVAPGGSALAAGGDRVVAVDSAVLTFADDVSIDEIDAYVATGEPLEVAGAFTIDGRAAAYITRIDGAPSAVIGMSLPVLRSMLLRGFGIAWHDLWAL encoded by the coding sequence ATGCGTCTGTACCTCGCGAGTACATCCCCCGCCCGCCGAGCACTCCTCGCCCAGTCCGGGATCGAACCCGTGCTCGTGTCCCCCGGGGTCGACGAGGACGCCGTCGGTGCCGCCGCAGCGGCATCGCTCGGCCGTGCCCTGACCGGTCCGGAACTCGTCTCGCTCCTCGCCGTCGCCAAGGCGTCCGCAGTCGCCGACTCCGCCGTCGCCGGGTCGCCGGTCGACGGGGTGGTGTTCGGCGGGGACTCCGCGTTCGAGGTCGACGGACAGCTGTACGGCAAGCCGCACGACCCCGCGGTCGCCCGGGAGCGCTGGCGGCAGATGCTCGCCGCGGGCGGCGGGACGCTGTGGAGCGGACACTGCGTGATCGATCGACGGCGCGGCGACCGGCGCCGGGACCCGGCCACGGGACGGCCTGGAGGCGCGGCACCGGACCGCACCGTGCCTCCCGTCCGGTCCCTGGTCACGTCCACCGCCGGCGTCCCGCAGCTGGGTGACGTCGCGCCCGGTGGGTCGGCGCTGGCCGCCGGTGGCGACCGCGTGGTCGCGGTCGACAGCGCGGTGCTGACCTTCGCCGACGACGTGTCCATCGACGAGATCGACGCGTACGTCGCGACGGGCGAGCCGCTCGAGGTGGCCGGTGCCTTCACGATCGACGGTCGGGCCGCGGCGTACATCACGCGGATCGACGGGGCACCGTCCGCCGTGATCGGGATGTCGCTTCCGGTGCTGCGATCGATGCTCCTCCGGGGCTTCGGCATCGCCTGGCACGACCTCTGGGCACTGTAG
- a CDS encoding acetyl/propionyl/methylcrotonyl-CoA carboxylase subunit alpha, protein MPRISKVLIANRGEIAVRIIRAARDAGKASVAVYADQDRDALHARLADEAYALNGTTSADTYLVIDKIISVARRSGADAVHPGYGFLAENADFARAVIDAGLVWIGPSPESIERLGDKVSARHVAEKVGAPLAPGTIEPVKDASEVIAFADEVGLPVAIKAAFGGGGRGLKVARTRDEVASQFESATREAIAAFGRGECFVEKYLDKPRHVETQCLADEHGNVVVVSTRDCSLQRRHQKLVEEAPAPYLTPEQQTALYESSKAILREVGYVGAGTCEFLIGADGTVSFLEVNTRLQVEHCVSEEVTGIDLVREQFRIAEGGVLDYSDPTPRGHSFEFRINGEDPGRNFFPAPGPVHAFNAPSGPGVRVDSGVVSGDVVSGSFDSMLAKLIVTGATRAEALERSRRALAEFEVTGLPTVLPFHRAVVSDPAFATDDSAPFSVYTQWIETDFVNDIPAWSGSPEELPTPAARDSVVVEVQGKRIEVTMPSIVGGGAAGGAAGRRPAGPSAPPKRRSSAVRGGLAKSGSSVASPMQATVVKLAVAEGDTVVKGDLLVVLEAMKMEQPVQAHKDGVVTGLNAPVGQTVSSGHVLLELA, encoded by the coding sequence ATGCCCCGTATCAGCAAGGTCCTCATCGCGAACCGCGGCGAGATCGCCGTCCGCATCATCCGCGCGGCCCGCGACGCGGGCAAGGCATCGGTCGCGGTCTACGCCGACCAGGACCGCGACGCCCTGCACGCCCGCCTCGCCGACGAGGCCTACGCGCTGAACGGCACCACGAGCGCCGACACGTACCTCGTCATCGACAAGATCATCTCGGTCGCCCGCCGCTCCGGCGCGGACGCCGTGCACCCGGGCTACGGGTTCCTCGCCGAGAACGCCGACTTCGCCCGCGCCGTCATCGATGCCGGGCTCGTCTGGATTGGCCCGTCGCCGGAGTCGATCGAGCGTCTCGGTGACAAGGTGTCCGCGCGCCACGTCGCCGAGAAGGTGGGCGCCCCGCTCGCCCCCGGCACCATCGAGCCCGTCAAGGACGCCTCCGAGGTCATCGCGTTCGCCGACGAGGTCGGCCTGCCGGTCGCCATCAAGGCGGCGTTCGGCGGCGGCGGCCGTGGCCTGAAGGTCGCACGGACGCGCGACGAGGTCGCCTCGCAGTTCGAGTCCGCCACGCGAGAGGCGATCGCCGCCTTCGGTCGGGGCGAGTGCTTCGTCGAGAAGTACCTGGACAAGCCCCGCCACGTCGAGACCCAGTGCCTGGCGGACGAGCACGGCAACGTCGTCGTCGTCTCCACCCGCGACTGCTCGCTGCAGCGTCGCCACCAGAAGCTCGTCGAGGAAGCTCCGGCGCCCTACCTGACGCCCGAGCAGCAGACCGCGCTGTACGAGTCGTCGAAGGCGATCCTGCGCGAGGTCGGCTACGTGGGCGCCGGTACCTGCGAGTTCCTCATCGGCGCCGACGGCACCGTGTCCTTCCTCGAGGTCAACACCCGCCTGCAGGTCGAACACTGCGTGTCCGAAGAGGTCACCGGCATCGACCTGGTGCGCGAGCAGTTCCGCATCGCCGAGGGTGGCGTGCTCGACTACTCGGATCCCACGCCGCGGGGACACTCCTTCGAGTTCCGCATCAACGGCGAGGACCCGGGTCGCAACTTCTTCCCCGCGCCCGGCCCCGTGCACGCCTTCAACGCGCCGTCCGGCCCCGGCGTGCGCGTCGACTCGGGCGTCGTCTCCGGCGACGTCGTGTCCGGCTCGTTCGACTCCATGCTCGCGAAGCTGATCGTCACCGGCGCCACCCGCGCCGAGGCGCTGGAGCGTTCGCGTCGCGCACTCGCCGAGTTCGAGGTCACCGGCCTGCCGACGGTGCTCCCCTTCCACCGCGCGGTCGTGTCCGACCCCGCCTTCGCGACCGACGACTCCGCGCCGTTCTCCGTGTACACGCAGTGGATCGAGACCGACTTCGTGAACGACATCCCGGCCTGGAGCGGCTCCCCCGAGGAGCTCCCGACGCCGGCCGCGCGCGACAGCGTCGTGGTCGAGGTGCAGGGCAAGCGCATCGAGGTCACCATGCCGTCGATCGTCGGTGGCGGTGCCGCCGGCGGTGCCGCCGGTCGTCGTCCGGCCGGCCCCTCCGCTCCCCCGAAGCGCCGTTCCTCGGCCGTCCGCGGGGGCCTGGCGAAGTCCGGGTCGTCTGTGGCGTCGCCGATGCAGGCCACCGTGGTGAAGCTCGCGGTCGCCGAGGGTGACACCGTGGTGAAGGGCGACCTGCTCGTCGTGCTCGAGGCCATGAAGATGGAACAGCCCGTGCAGGCCCACAAGGACGGCGTCGTCACCGGGCTGAACGCCCCGGTCGGCCAGACGGTCTCGTCCGGTCACGTGCTGCTCGAGCTCGCGTAG